Proteins encoded together in one Mycolicibacter minnesotensis window:
- the dapF gene encoding diaminopimelate epimerase — MLFAKGHGTQNDFVLLPDLDAALALTPAAVAALCDRRRGLGADGLLRVTTAGAAVDAGVLGRLPEGVASGDWFMDYRNADGSVAEMCGNGVRVFAHYLRAAGLESADEFIVGSLAGPRPVVVHHADDVYAEVTVDMGKPNLLGSSGPAFEVLVGGRRFAGLGIDVGNPHLACVAPGLSGAELAALDVGAPVSFDTDQFPNGVNVEVLTAVHDGAVSMRVHERGVGETRSCGTGTVAAAVAALAHSGVATGTLRVDIPGGQVFVTVTEAGSYLRGPSELVARGDIAPRWWAAQ, encoded by the coding sequence ATGCTTTTTGCCAAGGGCCACGGCACCCAGAACGACTTCGTGTTGTTGCCGGATCTGGACGCGGCACTGGCCCTGACACCGGCCGCGGTGGCCGCGTTGTGCGACCGCCGCCGCGGTCTGGGCGCGGACGGTCTGCTCCGGGTGACCACCGCCGGTGCGGCGGTCGACGCCGGCGTGCTGGGCCGGTTGCCCGAGGGCGTGGCGTCCGGTGACTGGTTCATGGACTACCGCAATGCCGACGGCTCGGTGGCCGAGATGTGCGGCAACGGTGTCCGGGTATTCGCGCACTACCTGCGGGCCGCGGGCCTGGAGTCGGCCGATGAGTTCATCGTGGGTTCGCTGGCAGGGCCGCGACCGGTAGTCGTGCACCATGCCGATGACGTGTACGCCGAGGTCACCGTCGATATGGGCAAACCGAACCTGCTGGGCAGCTCCGGCCCGGCATTCGAGGTCCTGGTCGGTGGGCGACGCTTTGCCGGTCTGGGCATCGATGTCGGCAATCCCCACCTGGCCTGTGTGGCGCCGGGCCTGTCGGGGGCGGAGCTGGCCGCGTTGGACGTCGGTGCACCGGTGTCCTTCGACACCGACCAGTTCCCGAACGGGGTCAACGTAGAGGTTCTGACCGCTGTGCACGACGGTGCCGTGTCGATGCGGGTGCACGAGCGCGGCGTCGGCGAGACCCGTTCCTGCGGCACCGGCACCGTGGCGGCCGCAGTGGCGGCTCTGGCCCACAGCGGCGTCGCTACCGGCACATTGCGGGTCGATATCCCCGGTGGGCAGGTTTTCGTCACCGTCACCGAGGCGGGCAGTTACCTGCGTGGCCCGTCGGAGCTGGTGGCGCGCGGCGATATCGCGCCGCGGTGGTGGGCGGCGCAGTGA
- the miaA gene encoding tRNA (adenosine(37)-N6)-dimethylallyltransferase MiaA: MRPIAVVGPTGTGKSQLALDLAARLGGEIVNADAMQLYRGMDIGTAKLPLEQRCGIPHHQLDVLEVAQTATVARYQQAAAADVAAIMDRGAVPIIVGGSMLYLQALLDDWTFPATDPVIRARYEQRLAEVGVGALHAELAGVDPAAAAAILPTDGRRIVRALEVVELTGQPFAASAPSIGAARWNTMILGLDCDTTILDERLAARTDTMFAQGLVAEVQQLLQSGLRDGVTAARALGYAQVIADLDAGGDGEGARELTFIGTRRYVRRQRSWFRRDHRTHWIDAAAHDVLDTALAALRHVS, translated from the coding sequence GTGAGGCCAATCGCGGTGGTCGGGCCCACCGGTACCGGCAAGTCGCAATTGGCGTTGGATTTGGCTGCGCGCCTTGGCGGCGAGATCGTCAACGCCGACGCCATGCAGCTGTACCGCGGCATGGACATCGGCACCGCAAAGCTGCCACTGGAGCAGCGGTGCGGCATCCCGCATCACCAGCTCGACGTGCTCGAGGTGGCACAGACCGCGACGGTGGCCCGTTACCAACAGGCGGCTGCGGCCGACGTGGCGGCGATCATGGACCGTGGCGCGGTGCCGATCATCGTCGGCGGTTCGATGCTCTATCTGCAGGCATTGCTCGACGACTGGACGTTCCCGGCGACCGATCCGGTGATCCGCGCCCGCTACGAGCAGCGGTTGGCCGAAGTGGGGGTGGGGGCCCTGCATGCCGAACTAGCCGGCGTAGACCCCGCAGCCGCCGCGGCGATCCTGCCTACTGACGGCCGGAGGATCGTGCGGGCATTGGAGGTGGTGGAGCTGACCGGGCAGCCCTTCGCTGCCTCTGCGCCGAGCATCGGAGCGGCACGCTGGAACACCATGATCCTCGGATTAGACTGCGACACAACTATTCTGGATGAAAGGTTGGCCGCCCGCACCGACACGATGTTCGCCCAGGGGCTGGTTGCCGAAGTGCAGCAGCTGCTGCAGTCGGGCCTCCGGGACGGGGTCACCGCCGCCCGAGCCCTGGGCTACGCCCAGGTGATCGCCGACCTCGATGCCGGAGGCGACGGCGAGGGCGCCCGGGAGCTGACATTCATCGGCACCCGCCGCTACGTGCGTCGTCAGCGGTCCTGGTTCCGCCGCGACCACCGCACGCACTGGATCGACGCCGCCGCCCACGACGTGCTCGACACGGCCCTGGCCGCGCTCCGGCACGTATCCTGA
- a CDS encoding class III extradiol ring-cleavage dioxygenase family protein: protein MLGPIAIMPSAPVLVPELAGTAAEAAELRAAALAAAQALPQRWIALGTGPDAVYGPRGTGNFGGFGADVTVRLSPGAAEPDELPLCALIAGWVREQVHPAAEVVVHCCADPGTALAVGRRLRAEIDQASEPVGVLVLADGANTLTAAAPGGHCPADVEYQRALDDALAAGHVEALVELPAPVVGRAGFAALAGLAGTSPRSVTQLYRDAPYGVGYFVGVWQP from the coding sequence GTGCTGGGACCGATAGCAATCATGCCGTCGGCGCCGGTGCTGGTGCCTGAACTGGCCGGCACCGCCGCCGAAGCCGCCGAGTTGCGGGCCGCGGCCCTGGCTGCCGCCCAGGCACTGCCGCAGCGGTGGATAGCTCTTGGGACCGGACCGGATGCGGTGTACGGACCCCGTGGCACCGGTAATTTCGGGGGATTCGGCGCCGACGTCACGGTGCGACTGTCGCCCGGTGCCGCCGAACCTGATGAGCTTCCCTTGTGCGCATTGATCGCCGGTTGGGTGCGTGAGCAGGTCCACCCGGCCGCGGAGGTGGTCGTCCACTGCTGCGCCGATCCAGGCACGGCGCTGGCCGTCGGGAGGCGCCTGCGCGCCGAGATCGACCAGGCCTCAGAGCCCGTTGGGGTGCTGGTGCTCGCCGACGGGGCCAACACCCTGACCGCGGCGGCACCGGGTGGGCATTGCCCCGCCGACGTCGAATACCAGCGTGCTCTGGACGACGCGCTGGCCGCCGGCCACGTCGAGGCATTGGTCGAGCTGCCGGCACCGGTCGTCGGCCGTGCCGGGTTCGCGGCTCTGGCCGGACTGGCCGGAACCTCGCCGCGCAGCGTCACGCAGCTCTACCGTGATGCGCCGTATGGGGTCGGCTACTTCGTGGGGGTCTGGCAGCCGTGA
- a CDS encoding DMT family transporter produces MSTGNFLAALLALCAALASAIGDVIRQRSAQEITDQQVGHLQLFWLSLRDPRWWGGGAAAVANYALQAVALAVGSVMLVTGLQVTALLFALPMYAWITRRRVTNWEWMWAILLASALAVVVVVGDPTEGKRHAPAAVWIIVSVVLAAMLFGCVVAARIYKGRPAAAVLLAVVAGTSLAVFALLTKVLVEVLKADGFAAVLRSPTLVPWLAATLAGMIFQQSAFRAGALTASMPTMTVAKPLVATALGVVLLNETIQAGGLEDVAVIIGVVLIVLATAALARGEAATIVADSGADLAEPVAAPTNS; encoded by the coding sequence ATGTCGACAGGGAATTTCCTCGCGGCGTTACTGGCGCTGTGCGCCGCCTTGGCGTCCGCGATCGGCGACGTTATCCGCCAGCGGTCTGCCCAGGAGATCACGGATCAGCAGGTAGGTCACCTGCAGTTGTTCTGGCTGTCGCTGCGCGACCCGCGTTGGTGGGGCGGCGGGGCCGCCGCGGTGGCCAACTACGCCCTGCAGGCGGTGGCGCTGGCGGTCGGCTCGGTGATGCTGGTGACCGGGCTGCAGGTGACGGCACTGCTGTTCGCGCTGCCGATGTACGCCTGGATCACTCGCCGGCGGGTGACCAACTGGGAGTGGATGTGGGCCATTCTGTTGGCCTCCGCGCTGGCGGTGGTGGTGGTCGTGGGAGATCCCACCGAGGGGAAGCGCCACGCGCCGGCGGCCGTCTGGATCATCGTGTCGGTGGTGCTGGCGGCGATGCTGTTCGGATGTGTGGTGGCCGCCCGGATCTACAAGGGCAGGCCGGCTGCGGCGGTATTGCTGGCCGTGGTGGCGGGCACATCACTGGCGGTCTTCGCCCTGCTCACCAAGGTTCTGGTGGAGGTGCTCAAGGCAGACGGCTTCGCCGCGGTGCTGCGCTCGCCGACTCTCGTGCCGTGGCTGGCGGCGACGCTGGCCGGGATGATCTTCCAGCAGTCTGCGTTTCGGGCCGGCGCGCTGACAGCGTCGATGCCCACGATGACGGTGGCCAAACCGCTGGTCGCCACGGCGCTGGGCGTGGTGCTGCTCAACGAGACCATTCAGGCCGGCGGACTCGAAGACGTTGCGGTGATCATCGGTGTGGTGCTGATCGTGCTCGCCACGGCAGCCCTGGCCCGGGGCGAAGCCGCCACAATCGTCGCCGACTCCGGAGCAGACCTGGCCGAGCCGGTGGCCGCGCCGACCAACAGCTAA
- a CDS encoding DMT family transporter, giving the protein MEKETVVVLLALGAALFGAISDVIQQRSARRVGDPGIGPAALFARLLTDRRWWVGSLAGLVALGLQATALGLGSVLLVESLLVTSLLFALPLGARQAGHRLGRSVWMWAGLLVAAETIIITVGNPTAGHARAGLEAWIWVIAVLAPTVLLCLIGARVYAGRVASAVLLAAVSAISWGIFAVLTKGVVDLIGHGPRTLLAAPELYAWAAVALTGAVYQQSSFRAGALTASLPTITVLEPTVAATLGIVLLGEVLNPGREGMFILVLAVVSLVAAVVALSRDQAASAGNPVVAAT; this is encoded by the coding sequence ATGGAGAAAGAGACCGTCGTCGTTCTGCTCGCGCTCGGCGCGGCTCTGTTCGGCGCGATCAGCGACGTGATCCAGCAGCGCAGTGCCCGTCGTGTCGGGGACCCGGGCATCGGGCCCGCGGCGCTGTTCGCCCGGCTGTTGACCGACCGGCGTTGGTGGGTGGGCAGCCTGGCGGGGCTGGTGGCGTTGGGCCTGCAAGCCACGGCGCTCGGGCTGGGATCGGTGCTGTTGGTGGAGTCGTTGCTGGTCACCTCACTGCTGTTCGCGCTGCCGTTGGGTGCCCGCCAGGCAGGTCATCGCTTGGGCCGCTCGGTGTGGATGTGGGCGGGCCTGTTGGTGGCGGCCGAGACGATCATCATCACCGTCGGCAATCCCACCGCCGGGCATGCGCGCGCCGGGCTGGAGGCCTGGATTTGGGTGATCGCGGTGCTGGCTCCGACGGTGTTGCTGTGCCTGATCGGTGCGCGGGTCTATGCAGGCCGGGTGGCGTCAGCCGTGCTGCTGGCCGCAGTGTCCGCCATCTCGTGGGGCATCTTCGCGGTTCTGACCAAGGGCGTGGTCGATCTGATCGGCCACGGTCCGCGCACGCTGTTGGCCGCACCGGAGCTCTATGCGTGGGCGGCGGTCGCCCTGACCGGCGCGGTGTACCAGCAGTCGTCATTTCGCGCCGGAGCCCTGACGGCCTCGTTACCGACCATCACGGTGCTGGAACCGACGGTGGCCGCGACGCTGGGCATCGTGTTGCTCGGTGAGGTGCTGAACCCCGGCCGCGAGGGCATGTTCATCCTGGTGTTGGCGGTGGTCTCGCTCGTCGCCGCCGTCGTGGCGCTGTCGCGCGATCAGGCGGCCTCCGCGGGCAATCCGGTGGTTGCCGCGACGTAG
- a CDS encoding DUF349 domain-containing protein produces the protein MTTDSGSSAPTPRPGPRPGPRPGPKPGARPAPVVLGPPAADPHQFGRVDDDGTVWLITSAGERQIGSWQAGDPDAAFAHFGRRYDDLSTEVTLLEERLTSGTGDARKIKASAAALAEQLPTASVLGDMDALAVRIAAVSEHADSVAAAGRAQRDEQRAAAAARKEALAAEAEELAANSTQWKTTGDRLRAILDEWRTITGLDRKVDDALWKRYAAARDGFNRRRGSHFADLDRGRAGAREEKERLCKRAEELSGSTDWAATSATFRQLLASWKETGRASKDVDEALWQRFKAAQDAFFSARNAAHAERDAELEANATAKEALLAEAERIDPANQNAARAALRSIVNKWDELGKAPRERSAELERRLRAVEKKVRDASAAAEAAVVDPEAEARAAQFRTRAEQFERQAQKALAAGRDKEAAEATANAEQWRQWAQAAEKALNRR, from the coding sequence ATGACCACTGACAGCGGTTCGTCCGCACCCACGCCACGCCCGGGTCCGCGTCCGGGACCACGCCCCGGCCCCAAGCCGGGTGCCAGGCCTGCCCCGGTCGTTCTCGGACCCCCTGCCGCTGATCCACACCAGTTCGGGCGGGTCGATGACGACGGCACCGTGTGGTTGATCACCTCGGCCGGGGAGCGACAGATCGGCTCCTGGCAGGCTGGTGACCCTGACGCAGCGTTCGCCCACTTCGGCCGCCGCTATGACGATCTGAGCACCGAAGTGACCCTGCTCGAGGAGCGGTTGACTTCCGGTACGGGCGACGCACGCAAGATCAAGGCGTCCGCAGCCGCGCTGGCCGAGCAGCTGCCCACGGCCAGCGTCCTCGGCGATATGGATGCCCTGGCGGTGCGCATCGCGGCGGTCAGCGAACACGCTGACTCCGTGGCCGCCGCCGGCCGGGCACAGCGTGACGAGCAGCGAGCGGCGGCGGCCGCACGCAAGGAGGCACTGGCCGCCGAGGCCGAGGAACTGGCCGCGAACTCGACGCAGTGGAAGACCACCGGCGACCGGCTGCGCGCCATTCTCGACGAATGGCGCACCATCACCGGCCTGGACCGCAAGGTCGATGACGCGCTGTGGAAGCGCTATGCGGCCGCCCGAGACGGCTTCAACCGACGGCGCGGGTCGCACTTCGCCGACCTCGACCGTGGGCGGGCCGGGGCGCGGGAGGAAAAGGAACGGCTGTGCAAGCGGGCTGAAGAGCTCTCCGGTTCCACCGACTGGGCGGCCACCAGCGCCACGTTCCGGCAACTGCTCGCCAGCTGGAAGGAGACCGGGCGGGCCTCGAAGGATGTCGACGAGGCACTGTGGCAGCGGTTCAAGGCCGCCCAGGATGCGTTCTTCTCGGCGCGCAACGCCGCCCATGCCGAACGCGACGCCGAGCTGGAGGCCAACGCGACCGCCAAAGAGGCCCTGCTCGCCGAGGCGGAGCGGATCGACCCGGCCAACCAGAATGCCGCACGCGCCGCGCTGCGCTCGATTGTCAACAAATGGGATGAGCTGGGCAAAGCCCCCCGGGAACGTTCCGCCGAGTTGGAGCGGCGTTTGCGAGCGGTGGAGAAAAAGGTGCGCGACGCCAGCGCCGCCGCCGAAGCAGCCGTGGTCGATCCCGAAGCCGAGGCCCGGGCGGCGCAGTTCCGCACTCGCGCCGAACAGTTCGAGCGGCAGGCGCAGAAGGCACTGGCGGCCGGTCGCGACAAGGAAGCCGCCGAGGCCACCGCCAACGCCGAGCAGTGGCGGCAGTGGGCCCAGGCCGCGGAGAAGGCGCTCAACCGGCGCTGA
- a CDS encoding Rv2732c family membrane protein, translated as MSGNKENQPDFEAYRAEIEAAERRVAGEIDPGGRGLVVAICVFVLVGSFLLPHTGAVRGWDVLFPGSGTDEALVTLPSQLFMWLALVFGVGFSLLALLTRRWTVAWVALAGSAIASAVGLLAVWSRQTAVQGHPGPGVGLVLAWVTLIVLTFHWARVVWSRTAVQLAAEAERRRSTAELQSRNLLDDLSRPEDPPAGA; from the coding sequence ATGAGCGGCAACAAGGAAAACCAGCCCGATTTCGAGGCCTACCGCGCTGAGATCGAAGCCGCGGAGCGGCGTGTCGCCGGTGAGATCGACCCCGGGGGCAGGGGACTGGTCGTAGCGATCTGCGTGTTTGTCTTGGTGGGATCGTTCCTGCTGCCGCACACCGGTGCCGTGCGCGGCTGGGATGTGCTGTTCCCCGGCAGCGGCACCGACGAGGCCCTAGTGACTCTGCCGTCGCAGCTGTTCATGTGGTTGGCACTGGTGTTCGGAGTGGGCTTCTCGCTGCTGGCGCTCCTGACCCGGCGCTGGACCGTGGCCTGGGTGGCGCTGGCGGGTTCGGCGATCGCCAGCGCCGTCGGACTGTTGGCCGTGTGGTCCCGTCAGACGGCCGTGCAGGGCCATCCGGGCCCAGGCGTCGGGCTGGTCTTGGCTTGGGTCACCTTGATCGTGCTGACGTTTCACTGGGCACGCGTGGTGTGGTCGCGCACCGCGGTGCAACTTGCCGCCGAGGCCGAGCGTCGGCGCAGCACCGCGGAGCTGCAATCGAGGAACCTGTTGGACGACCTCAGTCGCCCGGAAGACCCGCCCGCCGGCGCTTAG
- the miaB gene encoding tRNA (N6-isopentenyl adenosine(37)-C2)-methylthiotransferase MiaB yields the protein MRTYEVRTYGCQMNVHDSERIAGMLEQAGYRRASGDDDADLVVFNTCAVRENADNKLYGNLSHLAPNKRSNPDMQIAVGGCLAQKDKDSVLRRAPWVDVVFGTHNLGSLPALLERARHNRSAQVEIVESLREFPSSLPAARDSAYSAWVSISVGCNNSCTFCIVPSLRGREVDRSPDDILAEVRALAAEGVLEVTLLGQNVNAYGVSFADPDMPRDRGAFASLLRACGDIDGLERVRFTSPHPAEFTDDVIEAMAQTPNVCPTLHMPLQSGSDSVLRAMRRSYRAERYLGILDRVRAAIPDAAITTDLIVGFPGETEQDFAETLEVVAAARFSAAFTFQYSKRPGTPAAELPDQVPKEVVQQRYERLIELQEQISWDENRAQIGRTVELLVAVGEGRKDAQTARMSGRARDGRLVHFAPGTAQVRPGDVVTTTVTGAAPHHLLADGALLSHRRTRAGDLHAEPAPGVGLGMPKMPEAAR from the coding sequence ATGCGCACCTATGAAGTGCGCACTTACGGCTGCCAGATGAATGTTCACGATTCCGAACGCATAGCCGGAATGCTCGAACAGGCCGGCTATCGTCGTGCGTCCGGCGACGACGACGCCGACTTAGTGGTGTTCAACACCTGCGCGGTGCGGGAGAACGCTGACAACAAGCTCTACGGCAATCTGAGCCACCTGGCGCCCAACAAGCGCAGCAACCCCGACATGCAGATCGCTGTCGGCGGTTGCCTGGCGCAGAAGGACAAGGACAGCGTGCTGCGTCGCGCGCCATGGGTGGACGTCGTCTTCGGCACCCACAACCTGGGCTCCCTGCCCGCGCTGCTGGAACGCGCCAGGCACAACCGGAGCGCCCAGGTCGAGATCGTCGAATCGCTGCGTGAGTTCCCGTCGTCGCTTCCCGCCGCACGCGACTCGGCCTACTCGGCCTGGGTATCCATCTCGGTCGGCTGCAACAACAGCTGCACCTTCTGCATCGTGCCGTCCTTGCGTGGCCGGGAGGTGGACCGTAGCCCAGACGACATCCTGGCCGAGGTGCGGGCGTTGGCCGCAGAAGGTGTTCTGGAGGTGACCCTGCTGGGCCAGAACGTCAACGCCTACGGCGTCTCTTTCGCCGACCCGGACATGCCGCGTGACCGCGGCGCGTTCGCTTCGCTGTTGCGGGCCTGCGGCGACATCGATGGCCTGGAGCGGGTTCGGTTCACCTCCCCGCATCCGGCGGAATTCACTGACGACGTCATCGAGGCGATGGCGCAGACCCCTAACGTCTGCCCCACACTGCACATGCCCCTGCAGTCCGGCTCCGACTCGGTGTTGCGGGCCATGCGCCGCTCGTACCGGGCCGAGCGCTATCTCGGCATTCTCGACAGGGTCCGAGCCGCCATACCGGACGCGGCCATCACTACCGACCTGATCGTCGGCTTCCCGGGCGAGACCGAGCAGGATTTCGCCGAGACACTTGAGGTGGTGGCAGCGGCTCGCTTCTCTGCCGCGTTCACCTTCCAGTACTCCAAGCGGCCTGGAACGCCGGCTGCCGAGTTACCCGATCAGGTCCCCAAAGAAGTGGTCCAGCAACGTTACGAACGCTTGATCGAGTTACAGGAGCAGATCTCGTGGGACGAGAATCGGGCCCAGATAGGACGCACCGTAGAACTGCTGGTGGCGGTCGGCGAAGGGCGTAAAGATGCCCAGACTGCGCGGATGAGCGGTCGGGCGCGGGACGGCAGGCTGGTGCACTTCGCCCCGGGAACCGCACAGGTGCGCCCCGGCGACGTGGTGACCACGACGGTGACCGGCGCCGCGCCGCACCACCTCCTGGCGGACGGCGCCCTGCTGAGTCACCGGCGGACCCGGGCGGGAGACCTGCATGCGGAACCGGCGCCTGGCGTCGGGCTTGGCATGCCCAAGATGCCAGAGGCGGCGCGATGA
- a CDS encoding amino acid ABC transporter ATP-binding protein, producing the protein MTSGGPDSVPMIAIRNVNKYFGGLHVLKDISLEVARGEVVAILGPSGSGKSTLCRTINRLEVIDSGAITVDGQPLPAEGAALARLRAQVGMVFQSFNLFPHKTILDNVTLAPMKVHKMPRMQAHRQAMELLERVGVADQADKHPAQLSGGQQQRVAIARSLAMSPKVMLFDEPTSALDPEMISEVLDVMATLADDGMTMVVVTHEMGFARRAADRVVFMADGTIVEEAAPAEFFDSPRTARAQDFLAKVLDH; encoded by the coding sequence ATGACCAGCGGCGGACCGGATTCGGTGCCGATGATCGCCATCCGAAACGTCAACAAGTACTTCGGCGGCTTGCATGTTCTCAAAGACATCAGCCTGGAAGTCGCCCGCGGCGAGGTGGTGGCGATCCTCGGCCCTTCGGGGTCGGGTAAATCCACCCTGTGCCGCACCATCAACAGGCTCGAAGTCATCGACTCAGGCGCGATCACCGTCGACGGCCAGCCGCTTCCCGCCGAAGGTGCGGCACTCGCCCGGCTGCGCGCACAAGTCGGCATGGTGTTCCAATCGTTCAACCTGTTTCCGCACAAGACCATCCTCGACAACGTCACACTGGCACCGATGAAGGTGCACAAGATGCCCCGAATGCAGGCGCACCGTCAGGCGATGGAGCTGCTGGAGCGGGTAGGGGTAGCCGACCAGGCCGACAAGCACCCCGCGCAGCTGTCCGGCGGACAGCAGCAGCGGGTCGCGATCGCACGTTCGCTGGCAATGAGCCCCAAGGTGATGTTGTTCGACGAACCGACCAGTGCCCTAGACCCAGAGATGATCAGCGAGGTGCTCGACGTGATGGCCACGCTGGCCGACGACGGGATGACCATGGTGGTGGTTACCCACGAAATGGGCTTCGCCCGCCGCGCCGCCGACCGGGTGGTGTTCATGGCAGACGGCACCATCGTCGAGGAAGCGGCGCCCGCCGAGTTCTTCGACTCGCCGAGGACTGCTCGGGCCCAGGACTTCCTCGCGAAGGTCCTCGATCACTGA
- a CDS encoding glutamate ABC transporter substrate-binding protein — protein sequence MRTARPLHLLARLCAALTVASALAIFVGGCSPHDSDNITIGVKFDQPGLSVKKPDGSLGGFDVEVARYIAARLGYPPERITWIEAPSAQREMLLRNGQVDFVVATYSITDSRRQKVDFAGPYLLTGQSLLVRADNTDIDGTASLHRNKKLCSVSGSTPAQRIKDRYPGVQLQRYDTYSACVEALRNGAIDAVTTDDVILAGYAAQNPGDFKLVGDRFSQELYGIGVHKGNEGLRQRINEALEEMKRDGSWQAAFQDNFGPAGFPVPEPPQLVR from the coding sequence ATGCGCACGGCGCGACCCCTGCACCTGCTCGCACGCCTGTGCGCGGCTCTTACAGTGGCGTCGGCGCTGGCGATATTCGTTGGGGGATGTAGCCCTCACGACAGCGACAACATCACCATCGGCGTCAAATTCGACCAGCCTGGATTGAGCGTGAAGAAGCCCGACGGCTCGCTGGGCGGATTCGATGTCGAGGTGGCCCGCTACATCGCGGCACGGCTGGGCTACCCGCCCGAGCGCATCACCTGGATCGAGGCACCGTCAGCTCAGCGCGAGATGCTGCTGCGCAACGGCCAGGTCGACTTCGTGGTGGCCACCTATTCGATCACCGACTCTCGTCGTCAGAAAGTCGATTTCGCCGGCCCCTACCTGCTCACCGGGCAGTCGCTGCTGGTGCGTGCAGACAACACCGATATCGACGGCACCGCGTCCCTGCACCGGAACAAGAAGTTGTGTTCGGTGTCGGGTTCAACTCCGGCCCAACGGATCAAGGACCGCTACCCGGGTGTGCAACTGCAGCGCTACGACACCTATTCGGCCTGCGTGGAGGCGCTACGCAACGGCGCCATCGACGCGGTGACCACCGACGATGTCATCCTGGCCGGCTACGCGGCCCAAAATCCCGGAGACTTCAAACTGGTCGGTGACCGCTTCTCCCAGGAGCTCTACGGGATCGGCGTGCACAAGGGCAATGAGGGGCTGCGACAGCGGATCAACGAGGCCCTCGAAGAGATGAAACGGGACGGCTCCTGGCAGGCAGCGTTCCAGGACAATTTCGGCCCCGCCGGGTTCCCGGTGCCCGAACCGCCCCAGTTAGTTCGATGA
- a CDS encoding amino acid ABC transporter permease, whose product MMLSEYRGQILQSFSVTVELAVMSGALALLLGTGLAAMRLAPVPVLRWIGSGYVHLVRNTPLTLLLLLCSFGLAQTLGVSLSDPQSPTSVDDSNFRLAVLGLSMYTASFVCEALRSGVNTVGIGQAEAARSLGLSFTQNLRIILLPQAFRAVIIPLGSVFIALTKNTTLASAIGVAEAALLMKSMTENTAALLGVGAVFATGFVLLTLPLGLVFGYLDRRWAVSR is encoded by the coding sequence ATGATGCTGAGCGAGTATCGAGGACAGATTCTCCAATCCTTCAGTGTCACAGTAGAGTTAGCGGTGATGTCCGGCGCGTTGGCGCTGCTGCTGGGGACCGGATTGGCAGCGATGCGACTGGCTCCGGTTCCCGTGCTGAGGTGGATCGGCAGCGGCTACGTCCACCTGGTGCGCAACACTCCCCTGACCCTGTTGCTACTGCTGTGCTCTTTCGGCTTGGCCCAGACTCTGGGAGTGTCGTTGAGCGACCCGCAGTCGCCGACGTCGGTCGATGACAGCAACTTTCGGCTGGCGGTCCTCGGGCTGAGCATGTACACAGCGTCATTCGTATGCGAGGCGCTGCGCTCCGGCGTCAACACCGTCGGGATCGGCCAGGCCGAGGCCGCCCGATCGTTGGGGCTGAGTTTCACCCAGAATCTTCGGATCATCCTGCTCCCCCAAGCATTTCGGGCAGTGATCATCCCGCTTGGTTCGGTGTTCATCGCGCTCACGAAGAACACCACGCTGGCCTCGGCGATCGGCGTGGCCGAGGCGGCCCTGCTGATGAAGTCGATGACTGAGAACACCGCAGCACTGCTCGGGGTGGGCGCGGTGTTCGCCACAGGATTTGTGCTGCTCACCTTGCCCCTAGGCCTGGTGTTCGGCTATCTGGATCGGCGCTGGGCGGTGTCGCGGTGA